A region of the Pseudarthrobacter sp. MM222 genome:
CGCCGCGGCCGGGTGGGCCTGGTGACGCTCAACCGGCCCGAGGCCCTCAACGCGCTCAACAAGGCCACGATGGACGAACTCGTGGCCGCTGTGACGTCCATGGACACGGACCCCGGGGTGGGTGCGGTGGTGGTGACCGGCTCCGCAAAGGCCTTTGCCGCCGGGGCGGACATCAAGGAGATGCAGTCCAAGGGCTACATGGACATGTACGCGGCGGACTGGTTCCGCGGCTGGGAGGACTTCACGCGGCTCCGGATCCCCGTCGTGGCGGCGGTGTCCGGCTTCGCGCTGGGCGGGGGCTGTGAGCTCGCGATGATGTGCGACTTCATCATCGCCGGGGACAACGCCAAGTTCGGCCAGCCGGAAATCAACCTTGGGGTCCTGCCCGGCATGGGCGGATCGCAGCGCCTGACCCGCGCCGTGGGCAAGTCCAAGGCGATGGACATGATCCTGACCGGCCGCTTCATGGACGCGGAGGAAGCCGAGCGCTCCGGGCTGGTGTCCCGTGTGGTCCCGGCCGCGGACGTGGTCGAGGAGGCAGTGAAGGCCGCCGAGGTGATCGCCTCCAAGTCCAAGCCGGTGGCGATGGTGGCCAAGGAAGCCGTCAACGCGGCCTTCGAGACCGGGCTGGCCCAGGGTGTGCTGTTCGAGCGGCGCGTATTCCACTCGCTCTTCGCCACCGAGGACCAGAAGGAAGGCATGGCGGCCTTCAGCGAGAAACGCCAGCCGGAATTCAACCACCGCTAGGCAGGAGCGGGGTTACGCGGCGCTGATCCCGAAGAGGCCGATGATCAGCGCCATCACCAGCAGGGTCACCAGTTCATGGGCGCAGTTGAGGATGGTCAGGCCGGCCGGGCGGCCTTCGAAGGCGTCATGGGTGATGAACCGGGCGGCGGTGAACCCGGCCCAGAGGATCAGGGCCGTGATCAGCGTGTTGGCCAGGAAGTTTCCGCCATAGAAGTTCTGCGAGATGGCCGCGGAACCGGCAAGGACCCAGGCGCTGATGAAGCTGACCACCAGCGTGATCAGGATGGGCTTCACCGCATCCCTGGCTTCCCCGCTGGGCGTGACCTTGGCGACGCGCATCCAGTAGTTGCCGAACACCTTCGGCGTGTACCAGACGGACCCGACCACCATGCTGGACAAACTGGCCAGCAGGACGCCCCAGATGTTGATTTCCGGAATCATGTGTTCTCCTCAGTCGCTAAAATCGCCGGCGTTCCGGCGGAAATTTCCTAAAATCCGGATCAGCTCATCGACGTCCTGGTCCGCGAAGCCGGACCGGCCGAAGACCTCCGAGTTCAGCACCGCCGTCGCCCTTTTGGCCAGCGTCCGTCCTTCGGGCGTGAGCTCGATCAACGTGGTGCGTCCGTCGGTGGGGTGCGGTGAGCGGAGCACCAGC
Encoded here:
- a CDS encoding enoyl-CoA hydratase, translating into MTEQYANILVERRGRVGLVTLNRPEALNALNKATMDELVAAVTSMDTDPGVGAVVVTGSAKAFAAGADIKEMQSKGYMDMYAADWFRGWEDFTRLRIPVVAAVSGFALGGGCELAMMCDFIIAGDNAKFGQPEINLGVLPGMGGSQRLTRAVGKSKAMDMILTGRFMDAEEAERSGLVSRVVPAADVVEEAVKAAEVIASKSKPVAMVAKEAVNAAFETGLAQGVLFERRVFHSLFATEDQKEGMAAFSEKRQPEFNHR
- a CDS encoding DUF1761 domain-containing protein, translated to MIPEINIWGVLLASLSSMVVGSVWYTPKVFGNYWMRVAKVTPSGEARDAVKPILITLVVSFISAWVLAGSAAISQNFYGGNFLANTLITALILWAGFTAARFITHDAFEGRPAGLTILNCAHELVTLLVMALIIGLFGISAA